CGATTAGACTGAAGGCTTTTGAGATCCCTGTCTTCAGCGAACCGCAGGTAGTAATATTACTCAGGTCTACCCCAAGTGTTACCAGGGTCTGTGAGACTTCAGGGCTGAAACCGGTTAGAATTGTCTGTGCACCTAACATTTTTGCCGCATTTACTGTCTTGATGATATGTCTTGCAACTGCAGTGTCTACTACCGGTACCCCCGTAAGGTCCAGAATCGCCAGTTCAGCTTCGTTTTCGACAATTGAGTTTAGCAGGTTTTCTATAATCTGCTGTGCACGCGCCGTATCAACAATTCCTACCAGCGGCAATAACAGGATTCCATCCCATATTTTGATCACAGGAGTTGCGAGTTCAAGGATTGTCTGGGTTTGTGTGCGAAGTTCGTTTTCCATCTTTACTTTGCTGGTAATATCCGTAATATATTCAAGACCTCCTACAATTTTTCCATTCTCATCTTTTAATGGCACGGCCGTTATCTCTATATTGATTGTTTCTTTGTGATGCGGGATTTCATAATGACCTGTATATTTTTTGCCGCTATCCATTGCCTCCTTGATTCCACAATTGGAAGAACTGCAACACTTTGCTTCGATAACGTTAAAACATTTTTTGCCAATAGCTTCCTCAAATTCTTTTTTGCACCAGTCACAACCTGCAGAGTTGATAAATAGAATATTAAAGTCCTTATCCACAGCTATTACAGGAATTGGGATTGATTCAAGAAGAATGTGTTCCAGATCAGTTGCTTTTATTCTGTGTTTATCTGTAGTGTCCATTTTTATCATCTTTCACCGAATTTTACGACTCTTTAAAGCAGTAATTCATAGCCCTTACTATTTATTTGGAATGAAACCAGTTATCAGAGATCTTCTTTTGCTGCATAATGCTACACTGCCTTAGAGGCATATTAAGAACTTTTATATTATATTTATTATATTCTTAAGTATTCTACTTAAAATTTCTTATAATATCTGTAGCTTGATCCATACTGCAGTTTAAAAGCAAAGATAATCCTCTTTTAAAGTAGGGAAGACCAGACTCTGAATTCTATTTTTAAGAATTAGAGAGTTTGCTGAGTCTGGGAAACAACATAAATAAGATCATATCTATCACTAGTTTACCGACTGCAAACAAAGTTCTGAATGACTTAGCTTATACCCCATTAACCCTGACAAGAAGAATAAGGTGATCCCTGATGCACAAGACACTCAATCTTGATGATTTAATAGCCAAAAAGAATAGCGAAAGTATTGAAACAGATCCCGAACTGGGATACGAAGAGCTCTACGACCTGATTATCCCCCCTGGAACAGTTGTATCAATTATCTACGATATCGTGGAAGAATTCGGACTTGAGCCCATAACTAGGAAAATGCCTATTAATATTGCAAACAGTGAAGAAAGGGAAATACTTGTCCTTCGCGGTCCTCTTGAAAAGGTTCAGGCTGCAGAAGAATTCCTCTATAAGGAAATGAAGGCTTGGGTTGAAAATCAATAAGTTTCACGGTCAGGTAAAAGAAATAAAAGCAACAGGAACAGGTGCTGGATAAGTGAAATAACAACTTTTCAGTAAAAACAATATTTTTTCTTTAAAGAAGGTACAAGCACGAAGAAAAAGATGCAAAAAGGTCCCGATTACTTCGGAACCTTGATTACTCGGAACATATACCTGTAATACTGTCTTTTGAAAAGTCAAAAACTGTTACCCTACCTGTTTGGTCGTATATATCGAGCTTTGATCCTTCTTCGATTTTTCCTATAACTGCAGCCGTGAGCCCTGCCTTTTCAAACACATTTACACACTCTTCGGCTCTTTCCGGATCTGCAGTAAACGCGTAGCCTGTTCCGGGATGTACTTTCAGCCACTGCTCAAAGTCCACACCTTCCGGTCTCGGGACTTTTTCCAGATCCACCGAAGCTCCTACTCTGCTCGTCTCGCAGAGCATTCCAAGCGTTCCTATAAGCCCTGGATTGCTTATATCCTTGCCAGCGGTTGCAAGCTTTTTCTGCGCTATTTCCTGTGTTACAAGGTAGCTTTCTCTCAGGACTGCAGGCTCTTTAAAGGAAGTTGTGTCCCAGCTGTAAGGGGAATTCGGACCGATTTTTCCGTCCATATCATAGGCTGCAATTACCATATCTCCGGGTTTTGCGGTATCACTCCGGATTACACAATCCCTTTTGACAATCCCTATGATGGCAACGGAAAGAGAATTATATTGCGTATCAGGGTGGACATGCCCTCCAACTACAGGAACTCCGAATTTTCTTACTCCTTCAGCCAGCCCTTCCATAAGTTCCCTGCAGGCTTTTGAGGAATTTGCAGAAGCAATATCTACCATGGCAAGAGGCTTTCCACCCATGGCTGCAATGTCATTTATATTCACAACAACAGCCCCGTACCCTGCCCACCAGGGGCTTGCATCCAGCAGCCGCCCCCAGATGCCGTCTGCTGCAAAGAGGATAACATCATCTCCTCCGATATCAATCACTGCTGCGTCATCCCCGAAATCAACGATAGCGTTTCCGTATTCAGGGCGGACAGTTTCGAAGATCGAAACTATATCCTCAATCTGTCTTTTTCGGGTAACCCCTTCAAAACTTCTTATCCTTT
The genomic region above belongs to Methanosarcina horonobensis HB-1 = JCM 15518 and contains:
- a CDS encoding methanogenesis marker 2 protein; the encoded protein is MNLEELAERIRSFEGVTRKRQIEDIVSIFETVRPEYGNAIVDFGDDAAVIDIGGDDVILFAADGIWGRLLDASPWWAGYGAVVVNINDIAAMGGKPLAMVDIASANSSKACRELMEGLAEGVRKFGVPVVGGHVHPDTQYNSLSVAIIGIVKRDCVIRSDTAKPGDMVIAAYDMDGKIGPNSPYSWDTTSFKEPAVLRESYLVTQEIAQKKLATAGKDISNPGLIGTLGMLCETSRVGASVDLEKVPRPEGVDFEQWLKVHPGTGYAFTADPERAEECVNVFEKAGLTAAVIGKIEEGSKLDIYDQTGRVTVFDFSKDSITGICSE
- a CDS encoding PAS domain-containing protein, which encodes MDTTDKHRIKATDLEHILLESIPIPVIAVDKDFNILFINSAGCDWCKKEFEEAIGKKCFNVIEAKCCSSSNCGIKEAMDSGKKYTGHYEIPHHKETINIEITAVPLKDENGKIVGGLEYITDITSKVKMENELRTQTQTILELATPVIKIWDGILLLPLVGIVDTARAQQIIENLLNSIVENEAELAILDLTGVPVVDTAVARHIIKTVNAAKMLGAQTILTGFSPEVSQTLVTLGVDLSNITTCGSLKTGISKAFSLIGKKVVSYEG